The genomic window gggtttttctccagtatgaattctctggtgtCCACGGAGGTTTGAGTTGCTgatgaaggctttcccacattcattgcatttgtagggtttctctcctgtatgaattctctgatggtGAATAAAGGAAGTCTTGTGGCTAAAGTGCTTGCCACACTCATTACAATGAAAGGGTTTCTCCccagtatgaattttctgatgtgcAGTAAGGTGTCCTCTCTGactaaaggctttcccacattcattacactcaaatggtttctctccagtatgaattctgtTATGATTCCAAAGACTTGATTTGttgctgaaggcttttccacattcattacattcatagggtttctctccagtatgaattctctgatgattAATAAAAGATGTCCTATGGCTGAAGtgtttcccacattcattacattcaaaaggtttctctccagtatgaatcctcTGGTGTTCAGTAAGCTGCCATTTGTGATTGAAGGCTTTGCCACACAcattacattcaaagggtttctctccagtatgaattctttgatgctCAATTAGATGGCAAAACTGGCTGAAAGTTTTCCCACACTCGTTACATTCAAATGGTTTCTCACCAGTGTGAATTCTCTCGTGTAGAGTAAGGTTGGAATGctggctgaaggcttttccacattcattacattcaaaaggtttctctccggTGTGAACTCTCTGGTGCATAGTAAGGCATACCCTATGACTAAAAACTTTCCCACATTCAGtacattcaaagggtttctctccagtatgaattctctgatgctgTTTAAGGGCTCCCCTCTGGCTGAAAGTTTTTCCACactcattacatttatagggtttctctccagtatgaattctttgatgtaaAGTAAGGTATACCTTACGGctaaaagctttcccacattcagtGCACTCAAAaggcttttctccagtatgaattctctgatgctcAGTAAGGGGTCTCCTCTGGTTgaaggttttcccacattcatcacatttataaggtttctctccagtatgaatccgCTGATGATTCCGTAGGATAGAGTTGTTGgtaaaggcttttccacattgaGCACAGAtgtagggtttctctccagtatgaattctctggtgtTCAGTTCGGTGTCCCCTCTGgctgaaagctttcccacattcattacatttatagggtttctccccagtgtgggTTCTTTGATGGAGAGTTAGGCATACCCTAAGActaaaagctttcccacattcagtacacacaaagggtttctctccagtgtgaattctctgatgatcAATAAGGTGTCCCTTTtggctgaaggctttcccacattcactacactcaaagggtttctctcctgtATGAATTTTATGATATTGAATGAGATCAGAGTGGTAACTGAAGGGTTTCCTGCATGTGTTATATTTACAAAGTTTCTTCCCTAAGGGGactctattttgtttatttagatCAGAAAGCTGTCTGAAGCTCTTTTCAAGTGTATCATATTTATGGAAAAGTTTTCCTGCAGGAACTTTCTGCTGCAGTACAGGGATTGACTCTGGGCTAAACCTTCTCATAAATGTATAACATTCCTGAGTACCTAATTTATTAGAAGTTTTCCTGTGAATGGCTGTTATTTCCCTGGCCTCTTTGTCCCCATTGCTGTTCTTCTGCATGTCCAACCTGACATCAAATTCCCAAGGTTCTCCCAACTTGGAATCCCAGGGACCGgtctttgttaatttttctttgcaCGATCTTCCCACAGAGATACCTTGCTTTGAAGATGAGTTCATGGTTTCACATCTTCTTCTTTGAACAAGAGACtctgaaagggagggaaaaaagcatttatatctGTGTCCTAAAAGGACAGGAAAGTGCTTTCTATCAAGTTCTTGATTCTCTTTCCTCTAGGAAGAAGAATAACAATTAActggaaaagaatggaaaaaaaataaaggagtggAATAAATGTCTTTAAGGTGAAAATGAAACCCAAGATGGATGAGGAGACCCTAGTCTCTCTTGTACTCCAGGCCTGAGTTACCAAATGCCTTTTGAGAATGTTGAACTAGATGTGTTGAAGGCTACTCAgaactccttttcttctctcctaaaCCCATTTCCATCACTGTTGAGGGCACCCAAGTTCACCATCTCATTCTCCACATATCTGATTTGTTGCCAAAGTACCTCCACATCATCTCTAGCTTgtatccccttctctccactcacacatgTACTATCTTAGTTCAGGTCTCATGTCTCCCCTGAATTTTTTTAGTAACCTCCTAATAGGAGATCTAATATGTCTCCCTAACACTTCTGTATCTTAGATGCCAAAATGACAGCCCAAAAGACAAGGTCTGGCCATGCCattgctcaataaactccaatggcttcccACTACTTCTAGGATCACATATCATCGTCTCTAtgtttaaaacccttcacaacttGGCTTCAACATACTTTGCCAGCCTTACCATATATATACTTCTCTTTATGGATTCCAGTCCAATTGTCTTCCTTATGCTCCTCAGACACGACAATGAATCTGCAATAATTGTTCTTTCCATAATCTGTCCCTCACACCTGGAATACCTTCCCTTCTCACCTCTTCTCTTTAGAATCCTGCTCAACTATTTCCTACTTGAAGGAGCTATTagtgcttccccccccccccattattcTATACATGACAGATGGTGTGGACTAGTGACTAGAGCTGATCTTGGAATATCGGGAAGGAAGGAGGTTCAAGTCCCCCTTCTGAGACACATACTGGCCAAGTTACTCAAGCAATGTTATCTGCCCTCTCAGGTCTCCAGGCAACTCTTAATCAGTGAAATTGCAAATCAAGGAACAAATGAATCTGCATTAGTAGGAGTTTCCTCAGTGGAAGTTCCCTACACTAACGATATTATGGGGCAgtttgttttacacacacacacacacatgtgaatATAAACCTACAtgaacatgtacacatatgtgctCTTGGAAGTACAGCAGACACTCACAGGCCCAATCATGATACTTGTTGACTTTAACCACCTCTGTGAATTCTCTGTTTTCAAACTAGGCTGGTACTTCCCTCTTAATTAAGCAGCCTTGGAAGTCCCCTGCTCCCAGTGACTGGAAAAGTTAAGTCTGGACTTAGGGTAGATACCAGAAATCCAGAATTCAGGGGTTCCATTGCCCCAGCCTCCCCAGGCAACAGGGAATACAAGAGTAAGTACCTTGCTTAGCCAGGCATTGTTATTTCatggttatatatgtgtaaagtTCTTCTTTCCAACAATAGCCAATCAATAAACACTGATCAAATAATTGTATTAGGTAGCAGAAATGcaagactaaaaaaataaaagtagtcaTTTCTCTCAAGGAATTAAGACAGTAAAATAACTTCTGGGGGAAAGGATTGGAATTATTGAAAGAAAAACTTGAAGATGCTGGAAGCTTTTTGTGCTGGGAGACCTTATCCTTTTTTTCACTAAAGTGAAAGCCTTTGagatgttttttttatttcatattgacATCCGGCAAGCTCAGCTTTGAGTCAGCAATGAGCCTCATACACATGgttctctctcactcactcaccGGGACAAATGACTTGGGAGACCTCAGCCTCTGGTGTCCATGGTCCTTCCCCTCGCTCCAACTGGAATATCACATCTGGTTTAAAAACAGGAAGCCCTGCAAGGAATGAGAAAGGATTGGCAGCAGAAGAACAAGCTCAGATAGTCACAGATTTTCAAAGTAGGAAGGTCTTTGCAGGGCATCTTGCCATGTACCCTTTTGGGGTCAAACATTCCCAGTTCTAATTctggaaaatttaaaaactctgaccaagaaccagccctgaagtcaggaggatgtgagttcaaatttggtctcagaaacttaatgcttcctgtgtaaccctgggcaagtcacttaaccccaattgcctcagcaaaaaaaaaaaaaaaaaaaaaaagaactcttgtaatgttctgttgtctctacattttgattgttctctgggaggaggattcCTTgtggagcttctggggaggcagccttggctttaatttcagttcaataatcccaaaaggcagccaggagttaaagtccaaatcctataCTGTGTCGTTCAaagtcttaaatcttttcctgtcagaatgtctccagccagctccggtctctagctccctctgaatccaaagcttcCAGCCAAcacgaaggtagacatgggaatgaatcagactctgcctccgagagtaggattgtgggcttctgtgtcttTGGctctgagagtttcttgcttatatagTGCACACTGAGTattacaccaatcatttcatcactaggaaaccattatttattgtaggattaaatcaatgctaagtTAGACTtgatcattgtctcctcaattccactcagtaccttgtttcaagttctggcccataacatctccttgtagggtcagatccaTCATACTGTAccgtgctaaattagataattctatccattccagtgacttagcaccttgtaaaaatgctaacatctccctctttttttttggtcatgacctccctgatttctcaaggagatgaaagaaatcaaatcagattaatgGGTTTCTGAAagggctcacttgaaacaggaatacataaatccatcaatatgggaagtcttacacataattacataaattacataaacacatgtaACATAacagaagtgatgtaacaaataacatgatcaaataatcaaaaattgagaatttatatatgtccataactcctagaaatagtccaaaaggaatccattgtccattagctcatgtgccaggaatccaataattcctgaaagtttgaaagtcctacaatagtctcatcttgtattagggaatccaatgattcctactggttttaaagtactttaacagtctccttatcagccatgctctttcagtgtcagatgtttcttagattttctcctttgttgaggtttttctctttttctgtctctctctgatggacaaggcgaatacaactTGTTGGctcccatctgattccttctcatctgtggagatacaagcaaaccctcttccccaagcagttaacctatctggtcctttccattcTCCACTTTCTGGCCCTCTCCACATCACtaggcaattatctaaggacagtggagctgctcgcactggacactgccggagccagtgcatctttgccaaaaatttaaaaattaatggtatagagaactaaatttaaaagttccctagggttacccatggctccccctttcttttgtttttggaggagtatcttaatgtctctttttctgtctctctctgatggacaaggcgaatacaactTGTTGGctcccatctgattccttctcatctgtggagatacaagcaaaccctcttccccaagcagttaacctatctggtcccttccattcaccactttctgggccTCTCCACATCACcaggcaattatctaaggacagtggagctgctcacactggacactgccggagccagtgcatctttgccaaaaatttaaaaattaatggtatagagaactaaatttaaaagttccctagggttacccatggctccccctttcttttgtttttggaggagtatcttaatgtctctttttcttctctatactaTTGCCTGAtgttgaggattaaaaggtatgccagtggtgtgtaaaatcttatactgtgcacaaaaatgtgcaaaatgttaaGAATATTCAGGTccaatcaactgatgctgagtgaaatgaatagaaccagaagatcgctgtacacttcaatgctgtatgaagatatattctgatggaaatggatatcttcaacataaagaagatccaactcacttccagttgatcaatgatggacagaaataactacacccagagaaggaacactgagaagtgaatgtaaattgttagcactactgtctatccacccaggttacttataccttcggaatctaatacttaatgtgcaacaagaaaatggtatttacacacatatattgtatctaggttttattgtaacacatgtaaaatgtatgggattgcctgtcatcgggggagggagtggagggagggggggataatttggaaaaatgaatacaagggataatattattaaaaaaattactcatgcatatatactgtgaaaaaaaattctaaataaaaaaaagagaaaaaaaattaaaaaaaaaaaaaaaaggatattcaggtccattgtctgtttttattgcttgtggcacacccataactgcaaatgcttgtataaggaattcagtgaccactcaggctgtctctgttgctgttggcactgcaaaagtgaatcctgaaaaggtgtctaccacaactaccagcacgaaggtagacgtgggaatgaatcagactctgcctccgagaGTAGGACTGTGGGCTTCTGTGTCTTTGGCCCTGAGAATTTCTCTcttatatggtgcacactgagtatatatcaatcatttcatcactaggaaaccattatttgttataggattaaatcaatgctaaattacacttaatcattgtctcctcaattccactcagtaccttgtttcaagttctggcccataacatctccttgtaggatcaaatcaattttctctattcattccagtgacctAGCACCTTATAAAAATCCTAACAAACTCTGATCAACACAGGGACCAACCATGATATCAAAGGCCCAATGACAGAAATTTCTGCCCACCTCATGGGTAGAATGAAGCTAAAGATTCAAAACGGCGCATATCAAGCATAGGGCAGTGCCATTAAATCCCTAGGAAACCCCTAGGAAATACTTCTCTGaaacttgtttttaaatgcataaagtaaaatctGATTGGGGACCCTCACATAAAAAAGCCTGATCTAGGGGATAATTGTTTGAACAAAGGTTGGGGCTTTGCTGGGGGCTATAGGGCTAGAATCAGAACTGGGGAAACCATGTGGAAGATGAGAAAGGGGAAACTAAAGGAGGATGCTGAGGTGGTGAGCCAGCAGATGGGCACTGAATAGATACGAGAGGTTCAAGAACAGGAGAAGTGGGAAAGGGAGGATTTCCACTCAGGACTTCTGGATTGTTTCTGAGAAGTCTACAAAACCTTCATTCAAGAGGCAGCGGCAATAAGCGTCTGGAGCTGGGAGTCATAAGTACAAAGATGGTAACTAAATCCATTGGAGCTCATGTGAACACTAAGGGAGAAAGTACAGTCAGAGAAAATTAGAGATTCTAGGACAGAATCTCGGGGATACtcatgagaggaaagaaaaagaagataatttagtGAAGGATCAGACAAGTGGAAAGGGAAGCAGGAAAACACTGTGTCCCAAAAGTCATAGAAAGGGCCAGCAAAAGTGTCAGAAGCagaagagaagtcaagaaggatgagggcTAAGAAAAGGTGGGCTTCTCCCTTCTGGCCTCCCTTCTGTCATCATCACTCCCTCCTGGAGTATGTAGCTGGTTCCTTCCCTCCCTACAAACATACCTAGATGTCCCTCatttctaaagaaagaaaattcatttgacTTCACCGTCACTTCTATATCTCTTCTCTCTTAAATAACCAAactcttagaaagaaaaaaaaattgtctccaCTTACTCAACTCCTATTCATTTGTGAGCTTCTTACAAACTGGTTTTTGTCCCTCCCACTTGACTGAAGCTGCGCTCTGCAAGGTCATCAGCAGCTTCTTAATTACTAACCTCAGccttcaaaatattaaaagatgaatgtttaatttttttacatgtaattggaaaaaatatatactttttttttttaaagaaaggacttCCATGAAGCAGTGAGGACCCAATTTGTAATAGACCCAATAGGCTCAATTGTTTGACTTCATTCAAGAGCAGAGAAGGTTAATGGGTAAACCAGGGCAGGGATTTGACaaaacatgagaagaaaaaatacaagaaggaaagggatccaAGTATCAAGTAAATATGGAATTGAACTAATTATACTCAAgagtaggaagggaaagagaaggatgaaTTGGGAAAGCAGAGAGGAGTGGAGTGATTAAAAGTTGGAGTGAAAAGGTGGGaaatggtcagaaaaagcaaaggagagggaaagatgaGAGCATGGAGGTTATGGTCAAAGATAGGAATTGCATTTATtcactcaataaacattaagtgcctgcTTTGTGCCAGGCATAGTACTAGGAATCTGGGACACAGTGTCAAAAATAAAAGACCCTTCCTTTAAAGAGCTTATGTTCCATTAGGAGGAACAAGTGTACAATGTATACAAAGTACTTGAGGTGGTGGAAGGGGCCCAATTTCAGAACTGTGGATCAAGGAAGTCAAACATCTCTGAGTAACAATGAAATTTAAAGTATGACTTTTCCTATCAGTGACTGAAACGAAGGGATGGGGCAGGTCTTGGGAGGTTAGGACAATATCGAGCTGGGTGTTTGATGGGACAGCCATATGTACGCTAAATGCATGAGAGCAGTCTGgggtgaaaaggaagaaaatgattcaagTCTTAAACTCCTTGATAAAAGAAGCAAGTCTCTaagtcactaataattagagaaattcgtTACAACAATTCTGAAGTTCTACTTCACATCCATAAAATATGCAAAACTGacaaaaccagaaaaagacaTTTGCTGTAGGGGCTGTGGACAAATAGCTATATTGGTGAACTGCAGATGGATCCAtgaattggtccagccattctggaaagtcaTTTGGAAGTACACGTAAAATGTGATTAAACTCTGCATACCCAGTGACACGATTACTAGGTCTATGccccaaagagatcagagaaagaggaaaaggacccacaggcataaaaatattgaaagcagctCTTGTTAAAACTAAGATGATTATCCACTGAGTTATGGCCCATGCATGTGATGGCGGACCATTGTGCTGCAAGCAAGAAAATATGAAAGGGCACTGGGCTGACTGATCTGGAGCAATATTAGCAGAATCGGGAGAATAATAGACCAGAATGATAAAGAGAAACAACTGTGACAGATTAAGGGACTCCGATTAATATGATCACGAACCACAATTTCATCATTAAACATGTTACCTCCCGGCAGAGACGTGAACGACTCAGAGTAAAGAATGAGTTCCTttttcttcagggaaaaaaaggaatgctaGAACAGCAACAGGAAGTATAAAGGTCTTCAGAACTCTGGGTTGGTATCGCAGCAAGCAGGGGAGAATGGTAATGTTGATTTTACTCAGAAGGGAGATGTGTTCATCTGACCTACTGCCTCAGAAGCTACAGGGACCCTTCACATCATCTGCACTGGGACTTTAGGATGGATTCTGAGGAAACGGAACCCGGGAAAATGAGTTTCCCTGCTGGGAGCAGGGAACAGGAGCATGCTATAGCTTGCCTAGGTCATTCTGGACTCCTCCCATTCCACGTGTACCAGAAGCCAGAGCCCAGCTAAGGGGCCCAAAGCTGCTCCTGCCCTAGGGGTAGAATCCAAGTCAGAGAAAGCGACCTTACCCAGAGAAGCAAAGTTGTGGTAGTTCTCCAACATCACTTCCCTGTAGAGGTCCCTCTGGGCAGGGGCCAGCTGCCTCCATTCTTCTCGAGTAAAGTCCACAGCCACGTCTCTGAAGGTCACCGACTGCTGAAACAGCAAGCAGCCTTCCTTAGCCAGAGGTCCTTCTGGGCTGGCATGCAagaggcgcttaataaatgctgcctGACTGACTGACAAGACACAAGCTGGCAGCAGGAGGAGGAATGAGTTTGCTTGGTGCCGTAGGCTGGAAAATGCTTCACTCTGCTCAACATTTCTCAGGACCACAGAATGTGAGAGTTAAATAGGACCTCGGAGGCCATCTGGCCCAAACAGTAGAACAGAACCCACCCCACTGCCAGCATATGGGACAAGCATCACAGAAGCATCCAAGTGGGACAGTGGCTAGATGGCTGGACTTGGGTAcctgaccctggacaggtcaatCAACCTCACCCAGCCTTcctcttctcatctgtaaagtggggtaATAACAGCACCatcctcacagggttgttgtgaggagcaaatgtaagcacatatatatatatatatatatatatatatgtatatatatatatgcatatatata from Sminthopsis crassicaudata isolate SCR6 chromosome 3, ASM4859323v1, whole genome shotgun sequence includes these protein-coding regions:
- the LOC141564700 gene encoding uncharacterized protein LOC141564700 isoform X3, whose product is MEEEEEEEGVPSTLLTARSQQSVTFRDVAVDFTREEWRQLAPAQRDLYREVMLENYHNFASLGLPVFKPDVIFQLERGEGPWTPEAEVSQVICPESLVQRRRCETMNSSSKQGISVGRSCKEKLTKTGPWDSKLGEPWEFDVRLDMQKNSNGDKEAREITAIHRKTSNKLGTQECYTFMRRFSPESIPVLQQKVPAGKLFHKYDTLEKSFRQLSDLNKQNRVPLGKKLCKYNTCRKPFSYHSDLIQYHKIHTGEKPFECSECGKAFSQKGHLIDHQRIHTGEKPFVCTECGKAFSLRVCLTLHQRTHTGEKPYKCNECGKAFSQRGHRTEHQRIHTGEKPYICAQCGKAFTNNSILRNHQRIHTGEKPYKCDECGKTFNQRRPLTEHQRIHTGEKPFECTECGKAFSRKVYLTLHQRIHTGEKPYKCNECGKTFSQRGALKQHQRIHTGEKPFECTECGKVFSHRVCLTMHQRVHTGEKPFECNECGKAFSQHSNLTLHERIHTGEKPFECNECGKTFSQFCHLIEHQRIHTGEKPFECNVCGKAFNHKWQLTEHQRIHTGEKPFECNECGKHFSHRTSFINHQRIHTGEKPYECNECGKAFSNKSSLWNHNRIHTGEKPFECNECGKAFSQRGHLTAHQKIHTGEKPFHCNECGKHFSHKTSFIHHQRIHTGEKPYKCNECGKAFISNSNLRGHQRIHTGEKPFECNECGKAFRQSCHLTEHKRVHTGKKPFTCNECGKAFSTSSTLRKHLCKHLCKL
- the LOC141564700 gene encoding uncharacterized protein LOC141564700 isoform X5 gives rise to the protein MEEEEEEEGVPSTLLTARSQSVTFRDVAVDFTREEWRQLAPAQRDLYREVMLENYHNFASLGLPVFKPDVIFQLERGEGPWTPEAEVSQVICPESLVQRRRCETMNSSSKQGISVGRSCKEKLTKTGPWDSKLGEPWEFDVRLDMQKNSNGDKEAREITAIHRKTSNKLGTQECYTFMRRFSPESIPVLQQKVPAGKLFHKYDTLEKSFRQLSDLNKQNRVPLGKKLCKYNTCRKPFSYHSDLIQYHKIHTGEKPFECSECGKAFSQKGHLIDHQRIHTGEKPFVCTECGKAFSLRVCLTLHQRTHTGEKPYKCNECGKAFSQRGHRTEHQRIHTGEKPYICAQCGKAFTNNSILRNHQRIHTGEKPYKCDECGKTFNQRRPLTEHQRIHTGEKPFECTECGKAFSRKVYLTLHQRIHTGEKPYKCNECGKTFSQRGALKQHQRIHTGEKPFECTECGKVFSHRVCLTMHQRVHTGEKPFECNECGKAFSQHSNLTLHERIHTGEKPFECNECGKTFSQFCHLIEHQRIHTGEKPFECNVCGKAFNHKWQLTEHQRIHTGEKPFECNECGKHFSHRTSFINHQRIHTGEKPYECNECGKAFSNKSSLWNHNRIHTGEKPFECNECGKAFSQRGHLTAHQKIHTGEKPFHCNECGKHFSHKTSFIHHQRIHTGEKPYKCNECGKAFISNSNLRGHQRIHTGEKPFECNECGKAFRQSCHLTEHKRVHTGKKPFTCNECGKAFSTSSTLRKHLCKHLCKL
- the LOC141564700 gene encoding uncharacterized protein LOC141564700 isoform X6, coding for MEEEEEEEGVPSTLLTARSQQSVTFRDVAVDFTREEWRQLAPAQRDLYREVMLENYHNFASLGLPVFKPDVIFQLERGEGPWTPEAEVSQVICPESLVQRRRCETMNSSSKQGISVGRSCKEKLTKTGPWDSKLGEPWEFDVRLDMQKNSNGDKEAREITAIHRKTSNKLGTQECYTFMRRFSPESIPVLQQKVPAGKLFHKYDTLEKSFRQLSDLNKQNRVPLGKKLCKYNTCRKPFSYHSDLIQYHKIHTGEKPFECSECGKAFSQKGHLIDHQRIHTGEKPFVCTECGKAFSLRVCLTLHQRTHTGEKPYKCNECGKAFSQRGHRTEHQRIHTGEKPYICAQCGKAFTNNSILRNHQRIHTGEKPYKCDECGKTFNQRRPLTEHQRIHTGEKPFECTECGKAFSRKVYLTLHQRIHTGEKPYKCNECGKTFSQRGALKQHQRIHTGEKPFECTECGKVFSHRVCLTMHQRVHTGEKPFECNECGKAFSQHSNLTLHERIHTGEKPFECNECGKTFSQFCHLIEHQRIHTGEKPFECNVCGKAFNHKWQLTEHQRIHTGEKPFECNECGKHFSHRTSFINHQRIHTGEKPYECNECGKAFSNKSSLWNHNRIHTGEKPFECNECGKAFSQRGHLTAHQKIHTGEKPFHCNECGKHFSHKTSFIHHQRIHTGEKPYKCNECGKAFISNSNLRGHQRIHTGEKPFECNECGKAFRQSCHLTEHKRVHTGKKPFTCNECGKAFSTSSTLRKHL